AAAATtgcatttttataaaaataaaaaataaattgttacAAGGCCCAAAAAGCTAGCACAAAAATTGCATGTAAAGGAAGCTTAAAGGTTCTTTTCTCGCGTAATAGTATAAGGTTCATGGAAAATGCCCGGGAACTCTGCACACAGGGCCTTCAGCTAGGATTCTTGCTGGTTTATATCTGTCACTTTCAGCGAGACATTCAATCTAGAGAATAAGTATGCTCAATGCCAGGCTGCGTCATGACGAGCTATGATGTTCTCTTGCCCAGGAGCTGTCAACCTTCACTCTGGATAGTGTTAACATAGAAGATGGGAAGGGAAAATGTCCGTATGATCCATCTACAGGCCATACCGGGCTTGTCGCCGGTGAGTACATGGCGCTGGAATCTCCTTGCTGTAGACGCTAGTCCGAGAGGAGCTGGTAATGCAGTGTATGTATACGGTATATTGTAAGTGCCTGTTATGTATATTTCAGATGGGGTTTTGTACACCGCTACACTGTTCAACTTCCTGGGCACAGAGCCGGTGATCCAGCGCAGTATGGGGCAGCATAATAGCATCAAGACGGAGTATCTGGCGACATGGCTGAATGGTGAGAACGTACAAACTTGACTCTCTAGTTTTTagtctctgggacctgcacctataagactgtGGCTATGCTGTAATGGGATTAACCCATTAATGATCAGAGCTTTTCTATatggatataaaaaaaatgtttaaccatTTCCTTTCCCCCCTGCACATAACCTCACTGTATGTCTTCTGTCTCCTTCTAGAGGCCAAGTTTGTGGGCTCCGCTCATATGCCGGAGAGCATGGATAGCAAGGTGGGCGATGATGACAAGATCTATTTCTTCTTCACTGAACGTGCCCTGGAATATGACTGCTATAGTGAGCAGGTGGTGTCTCGGGTGGCCCGCGTCTGTAAGGTTCGTGACATCTGCTGCACATTTCCTTTTTAtagggggttttctgggaattttAATATTGAAGGGACAGTGGTCCTCCATTTCGCTGCGGCCGCTTCCTAAGCTAGTGATGTCACGTggtcgcagctcagtcccatttttGTGAATGGGCCAGAGCTTACATTGTACAGAGGCCGTGCTCAGTACTGTatgtgaagaggctgcagcactaacCGGAGCACGGCAGCCTTTTTAATCCGAAACTGGCGGGGGTACAGGGGCAGCAGATCaccacccatctgatattgatgacccatcctgagtgTAGGTTGTCAATATTCTTCTCTCTGAAAACGCCttaaatttttgcaaaatgtggctATATACGAAGGCCTTGGTCACGTCTTTATTCCGATTTTTATCTTTCTACATTGTTTATGGCTTTTGTGAATATAACCGAACCAGTCCAACCCCCATGAAGTCATTGCAACCCTTCATGAATGAAAATGATGATGATAGACTAATTCAatccaagtgcatcagttcccttCCCCCACCTCCATGCAGAAGTGAATGGAAATGGAGATCCATTAGCAGTGACCTGAACTGCCCCTAATGCTGTGTAATCCATAGCCGCTCACTGCTGGTGCCTTCTGTGGAGAATTAGGTTAATAGCCGTATAGATCATGTATTTTAAGACTTCTCTTGTGTCTTTAAGATGTTTCTCACACCAGATTGGAATTACCTTGCAGGGAGATTTAGGAGGAGCTCGTACCTTACAGAGGAAGTGGACCAGTTTCTTGAAGGCCCGGCTTGTGTGCTCCATTCCAGAACTTCAACTTCACTTTAACCTCTTGCAGTCTGTCTTTACCCTGCGTACCGACCAGTGGAGGGCTACGCAGTTCTATGCCGTCTTCCAGGCGCGCTGGTGAGTTTTTATTTAATATGCAGTAAatattttaaggaaaaaaaaaagtccttgatGCACCGTAATGGAGTATTCAGGTGCCTCAAAACGATAATGCAGATGTGGTGCTAAAGAGACCTTCACCATGTGTTAGGGAATTCATCACAAGCTGAGGCACAGAACAGCATCCCTTTAAATTAACCCTTTATTGATTTTGTAATTTTGACTGCAGACCAAGAAATGTAATTCTTACATTATTTCCACATACCCATTGACGCATCCAGACGTGCTACATAATGGAGAGTATTGTTACCACAGGCAACCTCCGGCTTttaagaaactacaactcctagcatgcatacttgctctgctcttctctgaactcccatagaaatgaatggagcatgctgggaattgtagtttcacagcagctggagtgccaaaggttgctgatccctgatgcaGATCATTGTGCCAGTATATTAGCATTTAGGTGTCCATCCAGCTCTTTAGAGAGACCTTAGGCCATAGAGGTTGCAGAGCTGAACTTGTCATCTCGCTTTCCATCAATGGCGGTTGACCGAAGGAGCCATTCTTCTAAGCTCCACCTGTACATGTGTGCTGTATTTTCAATGGGAAGGGAGAAATAAGCAGCTGCCAGACACCTGTGGCACAGACTTATCTCCTGTGGGAACAATGGAGCGGGCGTGTTGAAATGCAGCATGCCTGACCCGTCTTTCCCCCCAACGAGAGAGTCTGGATGCCAATGGCAGAGAATCTCACTTTATGTTCTGGACCATAGAGAGGTACCCGGTGGGATGTCCATGTGTCCTAATAGGGCTAAGAACCgctagaagaagaagaagaagaagcttCCAGCTGCTAATTGCATATATTTCGTGTCTTTTAGGGGTGATGTATCAGTTTCTGCAGTTTGCCAGTATGCCATCCAAGACATTCACAAGGCCTTTGATGGACCTTACAAGGAATACCGCGAGCAAGCCCAGAAATGGGGTCGTTACTCTGACACGGTGCCCAGTCCACGGCCTGGATCGGTAAGTTTTTAGAGCAGTAAAAGTAATACTAGTGTGTATTGGAAGCTGCTAACCTTACATGAACTGCACGTAGAGGCCACACAGGCAAATGCTGATTATCCCTTGAGACAAAGCCAGGAAAAGATTGCTTAAGCACAAAGGACTGTTTCTGGTGAATTCAGCTTAAAGCGCAAAACAGTCTGGGAACGTTTCTGCTTAATTTATTCCACCCTCTCATTGTGAAGATACAGCCTTATACCTTTAGGCAGGTTTTTTTCTGGGTGTCATAGGTGTACAATAGGGCACCCATTATGCCATTTACGGGGGAAAAAATTTAATCACAGGTGCTTGATGCCTTGGGGGTAGAACATGGCTGGTAGTCTAAGCTTAATGTTCCAGTTCCTCTGTTTTCTAAATTGAgacttccttttttttgtttcagtgtaTCACAAATTTCCACCGGCATCATGGAATGAACAGCTCGATGGACCTTCCTGATAACACGCTCAACTTCGCCAAGAAGCACCCCCTTATGGATGAATCTGTTCAGCCTGTTCAAGGGCGCCCTCTGCTGGTGCGAAAAGGAGTCAACTTTACAACTCTTGCCGTGCACACAACTACGGGGCTGAACGGGGAGTTATATGATACGCTCTTCATTGGAACAGGTCAGAGTTTTAACAATACCAGTGTCACAATGGATGGGCTTGTCGATCTGAGAGATGTCCATCTTCAACacattttctcttttcttttgcgCAGGAAATGGATGGCTGAACAAAGCTGTACGTTTGGGTTCCTCTATCCATTTAATTGAGGAACTTCAAATGTTTGATAAGCCTTATCCCGTCCACAGCTTGGTCCTGTCTACTGAGAGGGTAAGAAGCATTTTTTGGGTCACTTCTCTGTAGGCTATTGGGCAGCTCTTTAGATGGTCTTCACCTAATTTGCCTTTACAAAAGTATGGATAATATATATTTGCCTGGGTTTCACAGCTGTATAGCTCTAAGATGAACGGACACTAAGACTAGGTTCTCATCTCCGGTTGCCATAAGACCAGACTATCAGAATTGCTGTATCTGGCGTAGCTGggtccctattcactataatgggatccggtggGGATCCAATGGGTTTCCAGCATACAGCTGCAGCAGTATTTTTCCAGCAGAAAGCAGTCCTTTTTGCCGGAAGCCTGCCGGATCTCATTATAGTAAATGGCAAATGCCCACAAGTGCCCAGCTATGCTAGATGCAGTAATTCTGGTGTTCCTCTGCAAAAACAGACTACCAGAATgccaaatggagatgtgaacctagcctaaggggTGAAGAGCTTTTGCTGCAGTCACACCACAATTCCTATATCCACTAACGCCAGGGTAGATccaagtgattttttatttatttttttggtctctATGCTTACAGCCCAAGCTATCTAATATGGAGCATAGAATCgtgataattttatttatttattttctcctcTTGTCTATACATTTGACTgacctttctttttcttttccagtcTCTTCTCTTTGCCGGCTCTCCATCCGGACTGGTACGTCTTCCCATGGCAGATTGCAGTAAATATCGCTCCTGTGCCGACTGCATTCTAGCTCGAGATCCCTTCTGTGCCTGGAATCTGAGCTCCAGCCGCTGTGTAGGATCTGATACACAAGATGGGTGAGTAGCGACCATATTGTATTTTATAAAGTGTTCATATGTTAAGAAACGTCATGCTGAGATCTCCCTGTGTTCTTTGTAGGGATGCGCTGCTGCAGGACATTGAAAATTTCGATACGTCCATGTGTGAAGTTCAGTATATGaagttatgtaagttttatatttATACTTTTCGATGTACGAGTCTTAGGAGGACCAGGAACGATTTACTCATGGTCTCTTTATTTGTCTTTCAGCAAAGCCCTCATTAAGAAATCTTACCGTAGCCATTGGGACAAATGTCGTTCTCCCTTGTGAGCTGACCTCCAACCTAGCCCAACCCATATGGAAGTTCAATGGTCAGGATTTGAGACAGGATGAAAATGACTCCGTGCTATATGATATTACCCTTCAGGCTCTGGTTATTCTGGGAGTTAATGCTCACCACTCTGGTACATACAGTTGCTTTTCGGTTGAACAGGGGGCCCACTTTCTCTCAAAAAATTACAAGTTGAGTGTGGTGGCTTCCCCATCTCTGACTTTGGAATCCTCTGCCCCCATGGACGGTCTGGGTTTGGTGTGGATGATGGTTATAGCTCTTGGGGCTGTGTGCTTGGCCCTTTTCCTGGCTGTAGTCTATCTGCGAAGAAAGCTACAAGATGAGATGGACAAAGGTTCTAAGACCCTGGAGAATACTCTTGTGTATCCCATCCAGTTACCTTCACAACCCAAAATCGCAAAGTGCCTGCCTAGTGCGGACTCGGATGAGAAACTGTGGGACCCTTCCTCCTACTACTATTCTGATGGATCTCTCAAGATAGTTCCAGGTCATgcactgtgccagaacagcacaGGTTCATCCTCTCCATCTGGCAATGGCATCCCAGGTCAAGCCCTACCTTCCCCACCTCTTCATTCGCC
The Bufo gargarizans isolate SCDJY-AF-19 chromosome 2, ASM1485885v1, whole genome shotgun sequence genome window above contains:
- the SEMA4C gene encoding semaphorin-4C, yielding MIPRWLCILALLISVEVKAWNQMPRKTVRYSGFSENRQSWRSGISHYLTLTLDESRGALYVGAREIIFSLDLDNIGKELRPPIIWEAPGERKLECFNKGKSNQTECFNYIRILQKYNETHLLTCGTYAFQPKCAYIELSTFTLDSVNIEDGKGKCPYDPSTGHTGLVADGVLYTATLFNFLGTEPVIQRSMGQHNSIKTEYLATWLNEAKFVGSAHMPESMDSKVGDDDKIYFFFTERALEYDCYSEQVVSRVARVCKGDLGGARTLQRKWTSFLKARLVCSIPELQLHFNLLQSVFTLRTDQWRATQFYAVFQARWGDVSVSAVCQYAIQDIHKAFDGPYKEYREQAQKWGRYSDTVPSPRPGSCITNFHRHHGMNSSMDLPDNTLNFAKKHPLMDESVQPVQGRPLLVRKGVNFTTLAVHTTTGLNGELYDTLFIGTGNGWLNKAVRLGSSIHLIEELQMFDKPYPVHSLVLSTERSLLFAGSPSGLVRLPMADCSKYRSCADCILARDPFCAWNLSSSRCVGSDTQDGDALLQDIENFDTSMCEVQYMKLSKPSLRNLTVAIGTNVVLPCELTSNLAQPIWKFNGQDLRQDENDSVLYDITLQALVILGVNAHHSGTYSCFSVEQGAHFLSKNYKLSVVASPSLTLESSAPMDGLGLVWMMVIALGAVCLALFLAVVYLRRKLQDEMDKGSKTLENTLVYPIQLPSQPKIAKCLPSADSDEKLWDPSSYYYSDGSLKIVPGHALCQNSTGSSSPSGNGIPGQALPSPPLHSPNHMLLSGVRGSNSNGYIRLTLGGGLSEDRPPLGDLNEELRWKLKQRQALPDSNPEESSV